In one Acomys russatus chromosome X, mAcoRus1.1, whole genome shotgun sequence genomic region, the following are encoded:
- the LOC127185082 gene encoding transcription elongation factor A protein-like 3: protein MEELRGENEGKLEKEGKPEDEVEPEDDEKSDEEEKPDKKAKPARPGKLEEEAKPEEQGQPPDEGKPEKQGKSEGEGKRQGEGKADSQAKAGSEARAAEKRPAEDYVPRKAKRKTDRGTDDSPKNSQEDLQDRHVSSEEMMRECADVTRAQEELRKRQKTGGFHWMPRDAQDALVPRGQQRGVRGVRGGGGRGQRGLHDIPYL, encoded by the coding sequence ATGGAAGAACTCCGTGGTGAAAACGAAGGGAAGCTGGAAAAGGAGGGAAAGCCAGAAGACGAAGTAGAGCCTGAAGATGACGAAAAGTCAGATGAGGAAGAGAAGCCGGACAAGAAAGCAAAGCCAGCACGCCCGGGgaagttagaggaggaggcaaaGCCAGAGGAGCAGGGGCAACCACCAGATGAGGGGAAGCCAGAAAAGCAGGGAAAGTCTGAAGGGGAGGGCAAGCGCCAAGGGGAGGGCAAGGCCGACtcccaggcaaaggcaggcagcgAGGCCCGGGCAGCAGAAAAGCGCCCTGCTGAAGATTATGTGCCCCGGAAAGCAAAACGAAAAACAGACAGGGGGACAGACGATTCTCCCAAGAACTCCCAGGAGGACTTACAGGACAGGCACGTAAGCAGTGAGGAGATGATGAGAGAGTGTGCAGATGTGACAAGGGCTCAGGAGGAActgaggaaaaggcagaaaacGGGTGGCTTTCACTGGATGCCAAGAGATGCACAGGATGCTTTAGTCCCCAGGGGCCAACAACGGGGAGTCAGGGGAGTGAGGGGGGGCGGAGGCAGGGGCCAGAGGGGCCTACATGACATCCCATACCTGTAA